In the Chlorobium limicola DSM 245 genome, one interval contains:
- a CDS encoding glycosyltransferase family 117 protein has product MTHRALNRLLAVALFAAVELLYLRTMAPTLSFWDCGEFIATAYTLGVPHPPGAPLFLLLGRVFSMIPLFSDIGARVNLISTLASSATVMLTYLIALRFIIMYRKSDPESWSPGDRVSACGSALVAALALAFSDSFWFNAVETEVYALSSFFTAMVLWLMLRWHEDYPNPGHERWLMLMMYMVGLSIGVHLLSLLAVFAAAMIYYFRKYEVTLKSFAMLVAASSALFVLIYQVIIKGLPVLFQFASWWGFLLLLFLLAYGVWYTHKERFAMLNTLLVSLFLIIIGYTSYGMIYVRAQAGPPINENNPSTPEAFFSYLNREQYGDMPLWPRRWSPEPLHQYFYQQYTSDLDYFVGYQLNRMYLRYFGWQFIGREHDMEGAGVDWSVLWGLPFLAGFAGAVAHFRRQWKMGLVVTALFLLTGAALVIYLNQTEPQPRERDYSYAGSFFAFALWIGIGIEALWCWLKVRTNAANGKSQTALAVVLITASLLLVNGRMLQANFRVHDRSGNFVPWDWAWNMLQSCEKDAILFTNGDNDTFPLWYLQEVERIRTDVRVVNLSLANTGWYLLQLKNSSPRGAKPVAFSSADGELSSITYIPIDSVDVGVSAGSAGLMLERKAARYGISLPSRPADSLKWVLKPGFSYEGQGYLRPQDIAVYEIVANNFPDRPIYFALTVDQESMIGLQRHLRLDGLAYRVVPLESPDPMSFIDSAELYRLLNEVYRFRNLNNPEVALEETSRKLCGNYTPLFVRLALELAVEPGGTIRLDGRDGSLRSAVRGELAVEVLDRAAKVLPPDRYPMNPELAASVVSLYSRLGSKKKADQYIDYLENLAAGSSYRSDPKLFFVLAGAYRDAGRPREAEKIIESLARELQEPRIKEAFEQKKEP; this is encoded by the coding sequence ATGACACACCGGGCACTTAACCGTCTGCTTGCAGTTGCGCTTTTTGCTGCAGTGGAACTGCTCTATCTCAGAACCATGGCCCCTACGCTGTCATTTTGGGATTGCGGAGAATTCATCGCTACTGCCTATACGCTCGGCGTTCCTCATCCACCGGGGGCTCCGCTTTTTCTGCTTCTTGGCCGCGTTTTTTCGATGATTCCTTTATTCAGCGATATCGGAGCGAGGGTAAACCTCATCAGTACTCTTGCAAGTTCGGCTACGGTTATGCTTACCTATCTCATAGCGTTGCGGTTCATCATCATGTATCGTAAAAGCGATCCTGAAAGCTGGAGCCCGGGCGACAGGGTTTCAGCCTGCGGCAGTGCCCTGGTAGCAGCATTGGCCCTGGCGTTTTCGGACAGTTTCTGGTTCAATGCCGTTGAAACGGAAGTGTATGCTCTTTCGTCGTTTTTTACGGCCATGGTGTTATGGCTGATGCTTCGCTGGCATGAAGACTATCCGAACCCCGGTCATGAGCGATGGCTGATGCTGATGATGTATATGGTCGGACTCTCCATCGGCGTGCATCTCCTGAGTCTGCTTGCGGTTTTTGCGGCCGCCATGATCTATTATTTCCGGAAGTACGAAGTTACCCTGAAATCGTTTGCCATGCTTGTCGCGGCGTCTTCGGCGCTCTTTGTGCTGATCTACCAGGTGATTATCAAGGGTCTTCCCGTTCTGTTTCAGTTCGCTTCATGGTGGGGGTTTCTGCTTCTGCTTTTCCTTCTTGCTTATGGGGTCTGGTACACGCACAAGGAACGGTTTGCAATGCTCAACACCCTGCTCGTTTCTCTGTTTCTCATCATTATCGGTTATACCTCTTACGGTATGATCTACGTACGCGCACAGGCCGGACCGCCGATCAACGAGAACAATCCGTCGACTCCCGAGGCATTCTTTTCCTATCTGAACCGTGAACAATACGGCGATATGCCGCTTTGGCCGCGACGGTGGTCTCCGGAACCCTTGCATCAGTATTTTTATCAGCAGTACACAAGCGATCTCGATTATTTTGTGGGCTATCAGCTCAACCGGATGTACCTTCGCTATTTCGGTTGGCAGTTTATCGGGCGCGAGCATGACATGGAAGGAGCAGGAGTCGATTGGTCGGTGCTCTGGGGCCTTCCGTTTCTTGCCGGATTTGCCGGAGCAGTTGCGCATTTCAGGCGGCAGTGGAAGATGGGGCTCGTTGTGACGGCGCTGTTCTTACTGACCGGAGCAGCGCTTGTCATCTACCTGAACCAGACTGAACCGCAGCCGCGCGAGCGCGATTACAGCTATGCCGGCAGTTTCTTTGCGTTTGCATTGTGGATCGGCATCGGCATCGAGGCTCTCTGGTGCTGGTTGAAAGTGCGGACGAATGCAGCAAACGGCAAGTCGCAGACCGCATTGGCCGTTGTGCTCATAACAGCTTCGTTACTGCTTGTCAATGGGCGGATGCTTCAGGCGAATTTCCGGGTGCACGACCGGTCGGGCAACTTTGTCCCGTGGGACTGGGCATGGAACATGCTGCAGAGCTGTGAAAAGGATGCCATTCTCTTCACCAATGGAGATAACGATACCTTTCCGCTCTGGTACCTGCAGGAGGTCGAGCGGATCAGGACCGATGTGCGCGTCGTAAACCTCAGTCTTGCCAATACAGGCTGGTATCTTCTGCAGTTGAAAAACAGCAGCCCGAGAGGAGCAAAACCTGTCGCGTTCAGTTCTGCCGACGGCGAGCTGAGTTCGATCACCTACATTCCCATCGATTCCGTTGATGTCGGGGTCTCTGCAGGGAGCGCAGGATTGATGCTTGAGCGGAAAGCTGCCCGTTATGGTATTTCTCTTCCGTCCAGGCCGGCGGACAGCCTGAAATGGGTATTGAAGCCGGGTTTTTCCTATGAGGGTCAGGGATATCTCCGTCCTCAGGATATTGCCGTTTACGAGATCGTCGCCAACAATTTTCCTGACCGTCCGATCTATTTCGCACTGACGGTCGATCAGGAAAGCATGATCGGTCTCCAGCGCCATCTGAGGCTTGACGGTCTTGCATACAGGGTAGTGCCGCTGGAGAGTCCCGATCCTATGAGTTTTATCGATTCAGCAGAGCTTTACCGTTTGCTGAACGAGGTTTACCGTTTCAGGAATCTCAACAACCCCGAAGTTGCGCTTGAAGAGACTTCACGGAAATTATGCGGGAACTACACACCGCTTTTTGTCCGTCTTGCTCTCGAACTCGCAGTTGAACCCGGCGGAACCATCCGGCTTGACGGTCGCGACGGATCTCTCCGCAGTGCCGTAAGGGGAGAGCTTGCCGTTGAGGTGCTCGATAGAGCAGCTAAGGTATTGCCACCCGATCGTTATCCCATGAATCCCGAGCTTGCAGCCTCGGTCGTGTCCCTGTACAGCCGTTTGGGATCGAAAAAGAAAGCTGATCAGTATATTGATTATCTTGAAAACCTTGCCGCCGGGAGCAGTTATCGTTCCGATCCGAAGCTGTTTTTTGTGCTTGCCGGGGCGTATCGAGACGCCGGAAGGCCGCGTGAGGCAGAAAAAATCATTGAATCACTTGCCCGGGAGCTGCAGGAGCCCCGTATAAAGGAAGCATTTGAACAAAAGAAGGAGCCTTAA
- the hemW gene encoding radical SAM family heme chaperone HemW gives MSEACPEKACGRDNEEPLSLYVHVPFCRRRCSYCDFFLVTRLDHIDAFFKALAVETLAAAPLLRGRRVKSVHFGGGTPSLVPVRLLAGWLDLAASLCTFTSDVEIALEANPEDFGGNFMAELQAAGINRLSLGVQSFLSRKLSALGRLHTAGEASVITAEALNRFAAVSVDLICGVPGETLPEWSSDLQAALSLAVPHISVYMLSVEPKTLLQRSIAKGRVRVPDETVQALMYAAAIDVLGGSGYRHYEVSNFALSGHDSRYNLACWMREPYLGFGPSAHSFMRNDGSERRWANAGTLLRYLDNPQECVAFEEILSEEDRFVEQVFLTLRINRGLDVEFLRKHNKLGLNLSTAAEEFLARGWIVIENGQIFLTGKGFLFADHIAGEFISG, from the coding sequence TTGTCTGAAGCCTGTCCGGAAAAGGCGTGCGGGCGGGACAATGAGGAACCGCTCAGTCTCTACGTTCATGTTCCGTTCTGCCGCAGAAGGTGCAGCTACTGTGATTTTTTTCTTGTTACCCGACTCGATCACATCGACGCTTTTTTTAAAGCGCTTGCCGTTGAAACGCTTGCTGCCGCGCCGCTGTTGCGGGGCCGCAGAGTCAAGTCCGTACATTTCGGCGGCGGGACTCCCTCGCTTGTGCCGGTGCGGCTGCTCGCCGGGTGGCTTGATCTTGCCGCATCACTCTGCACGTTTACTTCCGATGTGGAAATTGCGCTTGAAGCCAATCCCGAGGATTTTGGCGGGAATTTCATGGCGGAGCTGCAAGCCGCAGGAATCAACCGTCTCAGTCTTGGAGTGCAGTCATTTCTGTCTCGTAAGCTCTCCGCCCTTGGACGATTGCATACCGCAGGGGAGGCTTCTGTGATAACCGCAGAGGCGCTGAACCGGTTTGCCGCCGTCAGTGTCGATCTTATCTGCGGGGTGCCCGGAGAAACCCTTCCGGAGTGGTCGAGTGATCTTCAGGCGGCGCTCTCTCTGGCCGTACCGCATATTTCGGTGTATATGCTTTCCGTTGAACCAAAAACGCTTCTGCAGCGCAGCATTGCCAAAGGGCGGGTGCGGGTGCCTGACGAAACCGTTCAGGCGTTGATGTATGCAGCGGCAATCGACGTGCTGGGCGGCAGCGGGTACCGGCACTACGAGGTATCCAATTTTGCGCTTTCCGGCCATGACTCACGCTACAATCTTGCCTGCTGGATGCGGGAGCCCTATCTCGGATTCGGTCCTTCGGCCCACAGTTTCATGCGTAACGATGGGTCCGAGAGACGTTGGGCGAATGCCGGAACGCTTTTGCGCTACCTCGACAACCCGCAGGAGTGCGTGGCTTTCGAGGAGATTCTTTCAGAAGAAGATCGATTCGTCGAACAAGTTTTTTTGACGTTGCGCATAAACCGCGGTCTTGATGTTGAGTTTTTGCGAAAACACAATAAATTAGGGCTGAACCTTTCAACGGCTGCAGAGGAGTTTCTTGCCAGAGGATGGATTGTGATTGAAAACGGTCAGATATTTCTGACCGGAAAAGGGTTTCTGTTTGCCGATCATATTGCCGGAGAGTTTATTTCCGGGTAA
- a CDS encoding D-glycero-alpha-D-manno-heptose-1,7-bisphosphate 7-phosphatase — protein MSEIIRVLFLDRDGTINEDAGTYITSREQFRLIERAGEAIALARDAGFRIVVVTNQAGIARGITTTEEVEDLNRYLNELLSGWNTAYDHCYYCPSHPNYPNPLYDRFNACRKPETGMVERAIGDFLAEGLVVDRSGSFFIGDKMVDVECGLRAGLRPVLVRTGHNEERLCLERGILPEYVADDLYRAVTGHILV, from the coding sequence ATGTCTGAAATCATCAGGGTGCTTTTTCTTGACAGGGATGGCACAATCAACGAAGACGCCGGTACCTATATAACGTCGAGGGAGCAGTTCAGGTTGATCGAGAGAGCCGGTGAGGCCATAGCGCTTGCCCGAGATGCGGGGTTCAGGATTGTTGTCGTTACCAACCAGGCAGGGATTGCCCGCGGAATAACAACAACCGAGGAGGTAGAGGATCTCAACCGCTACCTGAACGAACTGCTCTCCGGCTGGAACACAGCTTACGACCACTGTTATTATTGCCCGTCCCATCCAAACTATCCGAATCCGCTTTACGATCGTTTTAACGCATGCCGCAAGCCGGAAACCGGTATGGTTGAAAGAGCCATCGGCGATTTTCTGGCCGAAGGGCTCGTCGTTGACCGGAGCGGTTCATTTTTTATCGGCGATAAAATGGTCGATGTCGAGTGCGGCCTGCGGGCCGGGCTGAGGCCGGTGCTGGTAAGAACCGGGCATAACGAAGAGCGTCTCTGCCTTGAAAGGGGCATCCTGCCTGAATATGTCGCCGATGACCTGTACCGGGCAGTTACCGGACACATCCTTGTCTGA
- a CDS encoding starch synthase, with protein MARRNFKVLYVSGEVSPFVRISALADFMASFPQALEEEGFEARIMMPKYGTINDRKFRLHDVLRLSDIEVNLRDKTELLHVKVTALPSSKIQTYFLYNEKYFKRNGLFTDVHNGGDLKGNTEKVIFFNVGVLETLQRLGWKPDIIHCHDWYAGLLPLLLKTVYASNSFFSDVKTVLTVHNVYRQGILPFKVFQKLLPEEVSSALYRAGDNVNMLYTGAEHADLLTTTSRLYADEIVGNGSDTYGLGTVVEERKSTFHGILNGIDTRQWNPSTDKLIKKRYAADRLEGKLDNKKALLDEAGLPFTEGRPLAGIIIGFDAFQGAELLKESLVKLVELDMQLIICGSGDKEYEKYFQDFAAEYPEQVSVRTDYADTLLHLAIAGFDMLLMPGRIESCGMLQLFAMSYGTIPVAYAGGGIVETIDAVTDKSGSGFLFYDYTADAFAGKVQEALDLYHDEERWLQLVLEAMGKDFSWKNSAGEYDQLYRKLLEE; from the coding sequence ATGGCCAGAAGAAATTTCAAGGTTCTTTATGTCTCTGGTGAAGTTTCCCCTTTTGTGAGAATCAGCGCACTCGCTGATTTTATGGCCTCGTTCCCCCAGGCTCTTGAGGAAGAAGGCTTTGAGGCCCGTATAATGATGCCGAAATATGGCACGATCAACGACCGGAAATTCCGGTTGCATGACGTTTTGCGGCTTTCTGACATTGAGGTGAACCTCAGGGATAAAACTGAGTTGCTGCATGTCAAGGTTACGGCGTTGCCATCGAGCAAAATTCAGACTTATTTCCTTTATAACGAAAAATATTTCAAGCGTAACGGTCTTTTTACCGATGTGCATAATGGCGGCGACCTGAAAGGCAATACCGAAAAGGTGATATTTTTCAATGTCGGCGTGCTTGAAACCCTTCAGCGTCTGGGCTGGAAGCCGGATATTATTCACTGTCACGACTGGTATGCCGGCCTGCTTCCGCTGCTGCTGAAAACCGTTTATGCTTCGAACAGTTTTTTCAGCGACGTCAAGACTGTGCTGACTGTTCATAATGTTTACCGTCAGGGAATACTGCCTTTCAAGGTGTTTCAGAAACTACTGCCTGAAGAGGTGTCCAGCGCGCTGTACCGGGCAGGCGATAATGTGAACATGCTCTACACGGGGGCTGAACATGCCGATCTTCTGACGACAACATCAAGGCTTTATGCCGACGAGATTGTCGGAAACGGTTCGGATACCTATGGTCTCGGTACTGTTGTCGAGGAACGGAAATCCACGTTTCACGGTATTCTCAACGGTATCGATACAAGACAGTGGAATCCTTCGACCGATAAACTGATCAAGAAGCGTTACGCTGCCGACCGTCTCGAGGGGAAACTTGACAATAAAAAAGCGCTTCTCGATGAGGCTGGTCTTCCTTTTACCGAAGGGCGTCCTCTTGCGGGCATTATCATAGGTTTCGATGCGTTTCAGGGAGCCGAACTGCTCAAGGAGAGCCTTGTGAAACTCGTTGAACTCGATATGCAGCTCATTATCTGCGGTTCGGGCGACAAGGAGTATGAAAAATATTTTCAGGATTTTGCCGCAGAGTATCCCGAGCAGGTTTCTGTAAGGACCGATTATGCCGATACGCTGCTGCATCTTGCCATTGCCGGTTTCGATATGCTTCTGATGCCGGGCAGAATCGAGTCGTGCGGCATGCTGCAGCTGTTCGCCATGAGCTATGGCACTATTCCGGTCGCCTATGCGGGTGGTGGTATTGTGGAGACGATCGACGCAGTCACCGACAAGAGCGGATCCGGTTTTCTTTTCTACGATTATACTGCCGATGCCTTTGCCGGGAAGGTGCAGGAGGCTCTCGATCTTTATCATGACGAAGAGCGCTGGCTGCAGCTTGTTCTCGAGGCTATGGGCAAGGATTTTTCGTGGAAGAATTCTGCCGGAGAATACGATCAGCTCTACCGCAAACTGCTTGAAGAGTAA
- a CDS encoding Ig-like domain-containing protein — protein sequence MLFWSVAVGCASDRPPSGGPVDSSPLQIISSEPRYTAAGFSSETMIRITFSHPVSGRELLKALVISPSVDNYDIAARGKTAEIRIFEPLKPGSTYRIILNKYIRDIRGRNLDNTAIIAFSTGPVTDASVIAGKVYLYNLNPASDALLLAFSKSDSGTEPDYLVQTGTDGSFQLDHLAAGKYRIIAVKDTNRDLRFDRSSETVAVPDRALVATGTRSIMLRFPADEITRSPSTSAEETDPPGTLSGICKADAQALTVEARRHKDDASFLTSAIRTATGIFRYSFPSLPPGTYTVSASIPSEPKQNKQVQAWKPGRLDPFTPSEVFGIYPDTVRIRPEWVTDAIDFSIRP from the coding sequence TTGCTGTTCTGGAGCGTTGCCGTCGGCTGCGCCTCTGACAGGCCCCCATCAGGAGGTCCTGTAGACAGCAGTCCGCTTCAGATTATCTCTTCGGAACCCCGGTACACGGCAGCCGGGTTCTCTTCCGAAACGATGATCCGCATAACTTTCAGTCATCCCGTCAGCGGCCGTGAGCTTCTCAAGGCGCTTGTAATTTCGCCTTCGGTCGACAATTACGACATTGCCGCCAGGGGAAAAACCGCCGAAATACGGATTTTCGAACCCCTGAAACCCGGTTCTACCTACAGGATTATCCTGAACAAATATATTCGCGACATCCGCGGGCGAAACCTCGACAACACAGCGATCATAGCATTCTCGACCGGCCCGGTAACCGATGCCTCCGTTATTGCCGGAAAAGTTTATCTCTACAACCTGAATCCAGCCTCCGATGCCCTGCTTCTGGCATTCTCAAAAAGCGACAGCGGAACCGAACCGGACTATCTCGTTCAGACCGGCACCGACGGCTCCTTTCAGCTCGACCATCTTGCAGCGGGCAAGTACCGCATCATTGCCGTCAAAGACACAAACCGGGATCTGCGCTTCGACCGTTCGTCCGAAACCGTAGCTGTTCCCGACAGGGCACTGGTTGCCACAGGAACCAGATCGATCATGCTTCGCTTCCCTGCAGACGAAATTACCCGGTCTCCCTCCACATCGGCGGAAGAAACCGATCCGCCGGGAACGCTTTCAGGAATCTGCAAGGCAGACGCGCAGGCCCTGACCGTCGAAGCCAGACGGCACAAGGACGACGCATCGTTTCTCACCTCGGCAATCCGAACGGCAACAGGAATTTTCCGCTACAGCTTCCCTTCCCTGCCGCCGGGAACCTATACGGTCAGCGCATCCATTCCTTCAGAGCCGAAACAAAACAAACAAGTGCAAGCCTGGAAGCCTGGTCGCCTTGACCCCTTCACCCCATCGGAAGTTTTCGGAATCTATCCGGATACCGTCAGAATCCGCCCTGAATGGGTAACCGACGCAATTGACTTCAGCATCCGCCCATGA
- the bchJ gene encoding bacteriochlorophyll 4-vinyl reductase: protein MNAPSKIGPNSIIQTVAALEESFGKTEAEAILQRIGQGHWIGNLPKEMTEESKFHSLVTAIEKEIGERKTSSILEEAGRRTAAYLLRVRIPGFFQKILKPLPPWLAFKLFLFAISKNAWTFAGSGEFSYTTGKAPEIKVKVTHPSKPVVGNFYLGTFEALLEELVNPKTTIKATIKQQKNSILCTYRCMI from the coding sequence ATGAACGCTCCTTCGAAAATCGGCCCCAACTCCATTATACAAACCGTAGCTGCCCTTGAAGAGAGCTTCGGAAAAACCGAAGCTGAAGCCATACTGCAACGCATCGGGCAGGGACACTGGATCGGCAACCTGCCTAAAGAAATGACAGAGGAGTCGAAATTCCACAGCCTCGTTACCGCAATTGAAAAAGAAATCGGGGAAAGAAAAACCTCCTCGATACTCGAAGAAGCAGGCCGCCGCACTGCAGCCTACCTGCTCAGGGTTCGCATACCGGGTTTCTTCCAGAAAATCCTCAAACCGCTTCCTCCCTGGCTCGCATTCAAACTCTTTCTCTTCGCCATCAGCAAAAACGCCTGGACATTCGCGGGTAGCGGTGAATTCAGTTACACCACAGGAAAAGCCCCGGAGATCAAGGTCAAGGTAACGCACCCGAGCAAGCCTGTTGTGGGCAACTTCTACCTCGGCACCTTCGAAGCCCTGCTCGAAGAACTGGTAAACCCGAAAACAACAATCAAAGCGACGATCAAACAGCAGAAAAACAGCATCCTCTGCACCTACCGATGCATGATCTGA
- the bchL gene encoding ferredoxin:protochlorophyllide reductase (ATP-dependent) iron-sulfur ATP-binding protein: MSLVLAVYGKGGIGKSTTSANISAALALKGAKVLQIGCDPKHDSTFPITGKLQKTVIEALEEVDFHHEELTADDVIETGFAGIDGLEAGGPPAGSGCGGYVVGESVTLLQELGLYDKYDVILFDVLGDVVCGGFSAPLNYADYAIIIATNDFDSIFAANRLCMAIQQKSVRYKVKLAGIVANRVDYTTGGGTNMLDQFAEKVGTRLLAKVPYHELIRKSRFAGKTLFAMEDQPGKDDCLVPYNEIADFLMQENPAATVPVPIGDREIFSMVGGWQ; this comes from the coding sequence ATGAGTTTAGTCTTAGCGGTATACGGCAAGGGCGGCATCGGAAAAAGCACCACAAGCGCCAACATTTCGGCAGCTCTGGCCCTGAAGGGCGCCAAAGTTCTGCAGATCGGCTGCGATCCCAAGCACGACAGCACCTTTCCCATAACAGGGAAGCTGCAGAAAACCGTTATCGAAGCTCTTGAAGAGGTTGATTTTCATCACGAGGAGCTGACTGCCGATGATGTCATCGAAACCGGTTTTGCCGGCATCGACGGTCTGGAGGCTGGCGGACCGCCTGCAGGCAGCGGATGCGGCGGTTATGTGGTCGGCGAATCGGTTACCCTTCTGCAGGAACTCGGTCTTTACGACAAATACGATGTCATTCTTTTCGACGTGCTCGGCGACGTGGTCTGCGGAGGATTCAGCGCGCCGCTGAACTATGCTGATTATGCCATCATCATCGCGACCAACGACTTCGACAGCATTTTTGCTGCGAACCGCCTCTGCATGGCCATCCAGCAGAAAAGCGTCCGCTACAAGGTCAAGCTTGCCGGAATTGTCGCCAACCGGGTCGATTACACCACCGGAGGCGGCACCAACATGCTCGATCAGTTTGCTGAAAAGGTCGGCACCCGCCTGCTGGCCAAAGTGCCCTATCACGAGCTGATCCGCAAGAGCCGGTTTGCCGGAAAAACCCTCTTCGCCATGGAAGACCAGCCGGGCAAGGACGACTGCCTTGTCCCCTACAATGAAATCGCCGATTTCCTCATGCAGGAAAATCCGGCAGCAACCGTACCCGTGCCGATAGGCGACCGCGAAATATTCAGCATGGTCGGCGGCTGGCAGTAA
- a CDS encoding ferredoxin:protochlorophyllide reductase (ATP-dependent) subunit B, which produces MRLAFWLYEGTALHGISRITNSMKGVHTVYHAPQGDDYITATYSMLERTPDFPGLSISVVRGRDLAQGVSRLPGTLQQVAHHYSPDLTVIAPSCSTALLQEDLHQLAAHSGVPEEKLLVYALNPFRVSENEAADGLFFELVKRFAVAQEKTPRPSVNLLGFTSLGFHLRANLTSLRRMLQTLGVSVNVVAPWGAGIEDLRKLPAAWLNIAPYREIGETAAGYLGETFGMPAIHEAPIGVEPTLAWLRSVIEKINAVGVEQGVPPIGMPKLNAFSLDGMSAPSGVPWFARTADMESFSNKRAFVFGDATHTVSIVKFLRDELGMKIIGAGTYMHRHADFVRRELEGYLSGELLVTDKFQDVSKVIEDEMPDLVCGTQMERHSCRKLDVPCMVICPPTHIENHLLGYYPFFGFDGADVIADRVYLSCKLGLEKHLIDFFGDAGLEYEDEASPSESAPHASNGHEDVAGGSTAQSVPSHAATEGDGMSWTDEAENMLKKVPFFVRKKVRKNTENFAREQGETTVTADVFRQAKESLGG; this is translated from the coding sequence ATGCGCTTAGCTTTCTGGCTCTATGAAGGCACCGCTCTTCATGGTATAAGCCGAATCACCAACAGCATGAAAGGGGTTCACACCGTCTATCATGCCCCGCAGGGCGACGATTACATTACGGCGACCTACAGCATGCTTGAACGAACTCCCGATTTTCCCGGCCTCTCCATCAGCGTGGTTCGGGGCAGAGACCTTGCACAGGGCGTATCGAGACTTCCCGGAACCCTCCAGCAGGTGGCGCACCACTACAGCCCGGATCTTACCGTTATCGCTCCGAGCTGCAGTACGGCCCTGCTCCAGGAGGACCTTCATCAGCTTGCTGCCCATTCCGGAGTTCCGGAGGAGAAGCTTCTGGTCTATGCGCTCAATCCCTTCAGAGTCTCGGAAAACGAGGCTGCTGACGGTCTTTTCTTCGAACTGGTGAAGCGGTTTGCCGTCGCACAGGAAAAAACGCCCCGGCCTTCGGTCAATCTTCTCGGCTTTACCTCGCTCGGGTTTCATCTTCGCGCCAATCTTACAAGCCTGCGGCGCATGTTGCAGACGCTCGGTGTTTCCGTCAATGTTGTCGCACCCTGGGGCGCAGGTATCGAGGATCTCCGCAAGCTGCCTGCAGCCTGGCTCAATATCGCTCCCTACCGGGAGATTGGCGAAACGGCTGCAGGGTACCTCGGTGAAACGTTCGGCATGCCGGCAATCCATGAAGCTCCTATAGGCGTGGAGCCCACCCTTGCATGGCTCCGTTCCGTCATTGAAAAAATCAACGCCGTCGGTGTCGAACAGGGCGTTCCCCCTATCGGCATGCCGAAACTCAACGCCTTTTCGCTTGACGGCATGAGCGCGCCAAGCGGCGTTCCCTGGTTTGCCAGAACGGCCGATATGGAAAGTTTCAGCAACAAACGGGCCTTTGTTTTCGGCGATGCCACCCATACGGTCAGCATCGTGAAGTTTCTGCGAGATGAACTCGGCATGAAAATCATCGGAGCCGGAACCTACATGCACCGCCATGCCGATTTTGTCCGCAGGGAGCTCGAGGGATACCTTTCCGGCGAACTTCTGGTTACCGACAAGTTTCAGGACGTTTCGAAAGTCATTGAAGATGAAATGCCCGATCTGGTATGCGGGACCCAGATGGAGCGCCACAGCTGCCGTAAGCTCGATGTGCCCTGCATGGTGATCTGTCCTCCTACCCATATCGAAAACCATCTGCTCGGCTACTATCCCTTTTTCGGCTTTGACGGAGCCGATGTCATTGCCGACAGGGTTTACCTTTCATGCAAGCTTGGTCTTGAAAAGCATCTTATCGACTTTTTTGGCGATGCAGGTCTTGAATACGAGGATGAAGCATCCCCGTCCGAAAGTGCGCCGCACGCTTCGAACGGGCATGAAGACGTTGCAGGCGGAAGTACCGCACAGTCGGTTCCGTCGCACGCCGCAACGGAAGGGGACGGCATGAGCTGGACAGACGAGGCCGAGAACATGCTGAAAAAGGTTCCGTTCTTCGTGCGCAAAAAGGTGAGAAAGAACACCGAAAACTTTGCCCGCGAGCAGGGCGAAACCACGGTTACGGCGGATGTTTTCAGGCAGGCGAAAGAGTCGCTTGGCGGATAA